The following coding sequences are from one Mycolicibacterium aichiense window:
- a CDS encoding MmpS family transport accessory protein has protein sequence MTRVLGRLWIPVLVVVVAAAGVAAVKNAREIFGSNPVVVTPITSDGAEDFNPKVVTYEVFGSGGTAEVNYVDLDGTPQRTGSVSLPWTLTLRTTNPSASPNIVAQGDGSEIGCRITVDDVVKEERTATGMNAATFCLVKSA, from the coding sequence ATGACCCGGGTGCTCGGCAGGTTGTGGATCCCGGTCCTCGTGGTTGTCGTCGCCGCCGCGGGAGTCGCCGCGGTGAAGAACGCCCGCGAGATCTTCGGTTCGAACCCGGTGGTCGTGACACCGATTACGTCCGACGGTGCGGAGGACTTCAATCCCAAAGTGGTGACCTACGAGGTGTTCGGTTCGGGTGGCACCGCCGAGGTCAACTATGTGGATCTCGACGGCACGCCCCAGCGGACCGGAAGTGTCTCGCTGCCATGGACTTTGACGCTGCGAACGACGAATCCGTCAGCCTCGCCGAACATCGTCGCCCAGGGCGACGGGAGCGAAATCGGATGCCGGATCACCGTCGATGACGTGGTCAAGGAGGAAAGGACCGCTACGGGAATGAATGCCGCCACTTTCTGCTTGGTGAAATCCGCATGA